A genome region from Gardnerella vaginalis includes the following:
- a CDS encoding DUF3043 domain-containing protein, producing the protein MTWNPFVKKSADNGAQNGDQSATNENSENKIENKAKTRTKNAPTPKQSEATAQNLRPLVPTDRKASAKAARARLREKENAQYDAMKNGDLAHMPKSEQLPWRVYIRDYVDARFNIGEFFVPFAIVIMLCIFLTQNFLSTKYIALYFALAIVLYAYLFAAIIDVIIMWRKLRKELVKRYGEVSVGKSSRSAMYACSRAIQMRRWRLPKPSTPKRGNWPK; encoded by the coding sequence ATGACATGGAATCCATTCGTAAAAAAATCTGCTGATAATGGTGCACAAAATGGCGATCAATCAGCGACTAATGAAAATAGTGAAAATAAAATAGAAAATAAGGCAAAGACTCGCACAAAAAACGCTCCAACGCCGAAGCAAAGCGAAGCTACAGCGCAGAATCTTAGACCGTTAGTTCCAACGGATAGAAAAGCAAGCGCAAAGGCTGCGCGAGCTAGATTGCGCGAAAAAGAAAATGCTCAATACGATGCGATGAAAAATGGAGACTTAGCTCATATGCCAAAGTCGGAGCAGCTTCCATGGAGAGTTTATATTCGAGATTATGTAGATGCGCGTTTCAACATTGGCGAATTTTTTGTTCCGTTTGCAATCGTGATTATGCTCTGCATATTCTTAACTCAAAACTTCTTATCCACTAAGTATATTGCTCTATATTTTGCTCTTGCGATTGTTCTTTACGCATATCTTTTTGCTGCAATTATTGACGTTATAATAATGTGGCGTAAGCTTCGTAAAGAGCTTGTTAAACGATATGGCGAAGTTTCTGTTGGCAAAAGTTCTAGATCCGCTATGTATGCTTGCAGTCGAGCAATACAAATGCGCAGATGGAGACTTCCAAAGCCGAGTACACCAAAGCGCGGTAATTGGCCTAAATAA
- a CDS encoding thymidylate synthase translates to MTLTQEELADIRSRVPQKPTSDIPTPYEDLVRKILMEGTLKSDRTGTGTISLFGQQIRFDLSKSFPLITTKTVFFKGLAYELLWFLKGSSNVRWLQENGVHIWDEWADENGDLGPVYGVQWRSWPAPTQENPNRTIDQIANVLNLMKNHPDSRRMIVSAWNPAEVENMALPPCHSLFQFYVADGKLSCQLYQRSCDMFLGVPFNIASYSLLTMMMAQQAGLEPGEFVWTGGDCHIYDNHVEQVLEQLSRQPYPYPKIEIHKADSIFDYEYSDFKVVDYKHHPTIKAPVAV, encoded by the coding sequence ATGACTTTAACTCAAGAAGAACTTGCGGATATCCGCTCTCGCGTACCACAGAAACCTACTTCCGATATTCCTACACCTTATGAGGATTTGGTTAGAAAAATACTTATGGAAGGTACTTTAAAATCGGATCGCACTGGTACTGGAACAATATCTCTTTTTGGTCAACAAATTCGATTTGACTTAAGCAAGAGTTTTCCGCTTATAACCACAAAAACAGTGTTCTTTAAGGGACTGGCATACGAGCTTCTTTGGTTCCTTAAAGGTTCTAGTAATGTGCGTTGGTTGCAGGAAAATGGCGTGCATATTTGGGATGAGTGGGCAGATGAAAATGGCGATTTAGGTCCTGTTTATGGCGTTCAGTGGCGTAGTTGGCCAGCGCCTACGCAAGAAAATCCTAATCGCACAATCGACCAGATTGCTAATGTTCTTAATCTTATGAAAAATCATCCTGATTCTAGAAGGATGATTGTCAGTGCTTGGAATCCTGCAGAAGTTGAAAACATGGCTTTGCCTCCTTGTCACTCGCTTTTCCAGTTCTACGTTGCTGACGGCAAGCTTTCTTGCCAGCTTTACCAGCGTTCTTGCGACATGTTCCTTGGCGTGCCATTCAACATTGCTTCTTACTCGCTTTTAACAATGATGATGGCTCAGCAAGCAGGATTAGAGCCAGGAGAGTTTGTTTGGACTGGTGGCGATTGCCATATTTACGATAATCACGTAGAGCAAGTCTTAGAACAGCTTTCTAGACAGCCATATCCTTACCCTAAGATTGAAATTCATAAAGCTGATTCAATTTTTGACTATGAGTACAGTGATTTTAAGGTTGTTGATTATAAGCATCATCCTACGATTAAAGCTCCTGTAGCTGTGTGA
- a CDS encoding low molecular weight protein-tyrosine-phosphatase gives MESLNKIHVDAKHPYVVMTVCTGNICRSPMAEIVLRNEFKLRGLSDVVAVKSCGVSDEEYGNPIDRRAQRELKSRGYSLPLSHFAHRIERDEIEETNLFLPMTASHMQSLLRIIPAQKRGLVHMYRSFDPSLEKPQAGREAVLDLADPWYGGPKEFEIAMDQVEECAPYIVDWVESQITRE, from the coding sequence ATGGAATCTTTAAACAAAATTCACGTAGATGCTAAGCATCCGTATGTTGTTATGACGGTTTGTACAGGGAATATTTGCAGATCTCCAATGGCAGAAATAGTTTTGCGTAACGAGTTTAAGCTTAGAGGATTAAGCGATGTTGTTGCTGTAAAATCATGCGGCGTAAGCGACGAAGAATACGGGAATCCGATTGATAGGCGTGCGCAAAGAGAGCTTAAAAGTAGGGGTTATTCTTTGCCGTTAAGCCATTTTGCGCATAGGATTGAGCGAGACGAAATAGAGGAAACAAATCTTTTTCTTCCAATGACTGCTTCGCATATGCAATCTTTGCTCAGGATTATTCCAGCGCAAAAACGTGGTCTTGTTCACATGTATAGATCGTTTGATCCGTCTTTAGAAAAACCACAAGCTGGTCGCGAAGCTGTTTTAGATTTGGCTGACCCATGGTACGGAGGTCCTAAAGAGTTTGAGATTGCAATGGACCAAGTGGAGGAGTGCGCTCCTTACATTGTGGATTGGGTAGAGTCGCAGATAACGCGCGAATAA
- a CDS encoding glycosyltransferase — translation MKIAIFTETYPPYINGVATQSYMLKKMYEELGHEVLVVTVGSERQRKTKLVDGVVYVPGILLKKLYKYRVAIPIGNMRKKFPINFKPDVIHIQNEFGIGEIGLEVAKKEHVPVIYTLHTEYDKFLFYIGLKHFTEFSRNISAKYFTRFSKNATIITSMSAKAQAYIDRQKVDKKVVVLSNAVEYKKFLPTPERIAFRKEFRKKYGIADSTKLFVFVGRIGAEKNISELIDNFMYCDFPRELARLVVIGGGPDLEDLRKKVASKGFEDRVYLLGPIEHTQIPKYLHAMDYYTTASLSEMHSLSMLEAMASGLFALVKHDIPNENQIISGKNGYQWDSREDFKQVFSRVLNMSEEEQAQLKANVLEYSKNNDFKKQAQELIKIYKLAIEMNNNELAKKRAAREARRARFLLKNK, via the coding sequence TTGAAAATCGCGATTTTTACAGAAACATATCCACCATACATAAATGGCGTAGCAACGCAATCCTACATGCTTAAAAAAATGTACGAGGAACTTGGACACGAGGTTCTTGTTGTTACAGTCGGATCCGAAAGACAGCGAAAAACTAAGCTTGTAGACGGAGTTGTATACGTTCCAGGAATACTTCTTAAAAAGTTATACAAGTATAGGGTTGCAATTCCGATTGGAAACATGCGCAAAAAATTCCCTATCAACTTTAAACCAGATGTTATTCATATACAAAACGAGTTTGGCATTGGTGAAATAGGTCTAGAAGTTGCTAAAAAAGAGCATGTTCCTGTTATTTATACTCTTCATACAGAGTACGATAAGTTCCTGTTTTATATTGGTCTAAAGCATTTTACAGAGTTTTCTAGGAATATTTCAGCAAAATATTTTACGCGATTTTCTAAAAACGCAACAATTATTACTAGTATGTCTGCTAAGGCTCAAGCTTATATTGATCGTCAAAAAGTCGATAAAAAAGTTGTTGTTCTTAGCAATGCAGTTGAATATAAAAAGTTCTTGCCTACACCAGAGCGAATTGCTTTTAGGAAAGAATTCCGTAAAAAATACGGTATTGCTGATTCTACGAAACTCTTCGTTTTTGTTGGAAGAATCGGAGCAGAAAAGAATATCTCTGAGCTGATTGATAACTTTATGTATTGTGATTTTCCGCGCGAATTAGCTAGACTCGTTGTTATTGGCGGAGGACCTGATTTAGAAGACTTGCGTAAGAAAGTAGCTAGCAAAGGATTTGAAGATAGAGTCTACCTACTAGGTCCTATTGAACACACGCAAATTCCTAAGTATTTGCACGCTATGGACTACTACACTACCGCTTCCCTATCGGAGATGCATTCACTTTCTATGCTTGAAGCCATGGCATCTGGATTATTTGCTCTCGTAAAGCACGATATCCCTAATGAAAATCAGATTATTAGTGGCAAAAATGGTTATCAGTGGGATTCTAGAGAAGACTTTAAACAAGTGTTTAGTCGCGTTCTTAACATGAGCGAAGAAGAGCAAGCACAACTAAAAGCAAATGTTCTTGAATACTCAAAGAACAATGACTTCAAAAAGCAAGCTCAAGAGTTAATTAAAATTTATAAACTTGCTATTGAAATGAACA
- a CDS encoding OsmC family protein encodes MTRRIWVERLEDGSWQAQSDDGATLKFGKGEGQFSPVELMQIALAGCTALSSQYAVEHALGEGKGARVLVNGTYDPEEGTYLRFQEDVTVDATNAKPALNDENAKELKERMERHINKGCTVKHTLERGAQVRVTVNVRH; translated from the coding sequence ATGACTAGAAGAATATGGGTTGAACGTTTAGAAGACGGATCTTGGCAAGCACAAAGTGATGATGGCGCAACACTCAAATTTGGTAAAGGAGAAGGGCAATTTTCACCGGTAGAATTAATGCAAATAGCATTAGCTGGATGTACAGCTTTAAGCAGCCAGTACGCTGTTGAGCATGCGCTCGGAGAAGGAAAAGGTGCTCGAGTTCTTGTAAATGGAACTTATGATCCAGAAGAAGGAACTTACTTAAGATTCCAAGAAGATGTAACAGTTGATGCTACAAACGCAAAACCTGCTTTAAACGATGAGAATGCAAAAGAACTAAAAGAACGCATGGAAAGACATATCAACAAGGGTTGCACAGTTAAGCACACTCTTGAACGAGGCGCGCAAGTGCGTGTAACAGTAAATGTGAGACACTAA
- a CDS encoding dihydrofolate reductase translates to MANDIPVRLIWGQAYDLEGRVGAMGVNGGMPWRLSPDLRYFKAMTISCPVIMGRGTWDSMPEKFRPLPGRENIVVSRNPDFNPDGAKSFTSIEEAICYARKWIEDNPIEHVDSLDLPKDGSAIWITGGGAIFKEVIESKIVDAAYVTQIDTRVEADTFAPNIQRLVDDGLWKVARDGDWQESAIKVGAKQFDVKYKFMVYKPIKAKK, encoded by the coding sequence ATGGCAAACGATATTCCTGTGCGTTTAATTTGGGGACAGGCATACGATCTTGAAGGACGCGTAGGGGCAATGGGTGTAAATGGTGGTATGCCATGGAGACTTTCTCCAGATTTGCGCTATTTTAAAGCCATGACAATTTCTTGCCCAGTAATAATGGGTAGGGGAACTTGGGATTCTATGCCAGAAAAGTTCCGTCCTCTTCCTGGGCGAGAAAATATTGTTGTTTCTAGGAATCCAGATTTTAATCCAGATGGTGCAAAAAGTTTTACAAGCATTGAAGAAGCAATATGCTACGCAAGAAAATGGATTGAAGATAATCCTATTGAGCATGTAGATTCTTTGGATTTACCTAAAGATGGTAGCGCAATTTGGATTACTGGAGGCGGAGCAATTTTTAAAGAAGTGATTGAGTCAAAAATTGTTGACGCTGCATACGTAACTCAAATTGACACCAGAGTAGAAGCGGATACGTTTGCTCCTAACATTCAGAGACTTGTAGATGATGGATTGTGGAAAGTTGCACGTGATGGCGATTGGCAAGAATCAGCTATAAAAGTTGGTGCAAAACAATTCGACGTAAAATACAAGTTTATGGTATATAAGCCAATTAAAGCTAAAAAATAA
- a CDS encoding dipeptidase, producing MAGLEVDDVRSRVQNAWEDVISVLNKKISLGAVSAKGITGDHMRASAEYVAEVLREVGVDARVEQSQNPDGTPGAFEVVGSRIVDPNALTVLLYAHHDVQPVPDASEWNTDPFKGTEIDGRLYGRGSADDGGGIAIHYGALRALSEDLGVNIKVFIEGEEEMGSPSFIPFIEAHKNEFESDVIIVADSGNWSADVPSLTTSLRGNTTVDVKVKVLGHQVHSGQFGGPILDAYTIASMLVASLYNKEGDLDVPGIKSQEPVGGLQRDLDEAQVRADSSVVDSYKLAGTGSLAARMWTKPSLTVIGMDAHPVEESFNVIAHETRLRLSLRTAPSQRPEEAQKALSDFLVANAPFGAEVTVEPVDNGMGWAMDPNAVATQDALASMKDAFGVDPINKGEGGSIPFIPELQRIFPKAQVLVTGPEDPKSNAHSPNESISLSGLKSNIVTEALLLDRLTK from the coding sequence ATGGCTGGTTTAGAGGTTGATGATGTGCGTTCGCGCGTGCAAAACGCTTGGGAAGATGTTATTAGCGTATTAAATAAGAAGATCTCTTTAGGAGCTGTTTCTGCTAAGGGTATTACTGGAGATCATATGCGCGCTTCGGCTGAGTATGTGGCCGAAGTTTTGCGCGAAGTTGGTGTAGATGCTCGAGTTGAACAGTCCCAGAACCCAGATGGTACTCCTGGAGCTTTTGAAGTAGTTGGATCTCGTATTGTGGATCCTAATGCTCTAACTGTTTTGCTTTACGCTCATCACGATGTTCAGCCTGTTCCAGATGCAAGCGAGTGGAATACTGATCCTTTCAAAGGAACCGAGATAGATGGACGCTTGTATGGTCGCGGTAGCGCTGACGATGGCGGCGGAATTGCTATTCACTATGGTGCTTTGCGCGCTTTAAGTGAAGATTTAGGCGTAAATATTAAGGTGTTTATTGAAGGTGAAGAGGAAATGGGCTCTCCAAGTTTCATTCCATTCATCGAAGCTCATAAAAATGAGTTTGAATCAGACGTTATTATTGTTGCCGACTCTGGAAATTGGTCTGCAGATGTTCCAAGTCTTACTACTAGCTTGCGCGGAAACACTACAGTAGACGTCAAAGTGAAGGTTCTTGGTCATCAGGTTCATTCTGGACAGTTTGGCGGACCAATTTTAGATGCTTATACTATTGCTTCAATGCTTGTTGCTTCTCTTTATAACAAGGAAGGCGATTTGGATGTTCCTGGAATTAAATCTCAGGAACCTGTTGGCGGTTTGCAACGTGATTTGGATGAGGCTCAAGTTCGCGCGGATTCTTCAGTAGTGGATTCTTATAAGCTTGCTGGTACTGGTTCTCTTGCTGCTCGTATGTGGACTAAGCCTAGCTTGACTGTTATTGGTATGGATGCTCATCCTGTAGAAGAAAGCTTTAATGTGATTGCTCACGAAACGCGCTTGCGACTTTCACTTCGTACAGCTCCAAGCCAGCGTCCAGAAGAAGCACAAAAAGCTTTGAGTGATTTTTTGGTTGCAAACGCACCATTTGGGGCTGAGGTTACTGTAGAGCCAGTTGACAATGGTATGGGATGGGCTATGGATCCGAATGCCGTAGCAACTCAAGACGCTTTAGCTTCTATGAAGGATGCTTTTGGCGTGGATCCTATTAATAAGGGTGAAGGTGGATCTATTCCATTTATTCCAGAATTGCAACGAATTTTCCCTAAAGCTCAGGTTTTGGTTACTGGTCCTGAAGATCCAAAGTCTAATGCGCATAGTCCAAACGAGTCGATTTCTCTTTCTGGTTTGAAATCGAATATCGTAACTGAAGCTTTGCTTTTAGATCGTCTAACTAAGTAG
- a CDS encoding DUF4191 domain-containing protein: protein MANDKAKGIKKPGMISQIVRIYKYTHTDDKQLPLWLGLAFVAPVVLCIVAGVIIRWSILTWIMMVITALMLGLLLFTVVLTKRADKVGYARLEGKPGAAAGIVSAINKGGFTFPQQPVWVDPRTKDAIWRGTGFNGIFLVGEGNYERLSQAMNRQEHAIKSVTAGSNIPVYRICVGNGENQVRLRDLRSKVLKAKTLMPTNHKFALLKMIHPNRRFFLTKTELAILNDRLRTLQGKSGFGIPKGIDPTHTPRVSRRALRGK, encoded by the coding sequence ATGGCAAACGATAAAGCAAAAGGCATTAAGAAGCCAGGCATGATTTCACAGATTGTGCGTATTTACAAGTACACGCATACAGACGATAAGCAGCTTCCACTTTGGCTTGGCTTAGCTTTTGTAGCTCCTGTTGTGCTGTGCATTGTAGCTGGTGTTATTATTAGATGGTCCATTTTGACTTGGATTATGATGGTAATAACAGCGCTTATGCTGGGTCTTTTACTGTTTACTGTTGTTCTCACTAAACGCGCAGATAAGGTTGGCTATGCAAGACTAGAAGGAAAGCCTGGAGCTGCAGCTGGCATTGTCTCTGCTATCAACAAAGGCGGATTTACTTTCCCTCAACAACCTGTGTGGGTTGATCCTCGCACAAAAGATGCTATTTGGCGAGGAACTGGCTTTAACGGAATCTTCCTTGTTGGCGAAGGTAACTATGAGCGTTTAAGCCAAGCTATGAATCGCCAAGAGCACGCAATTAAAAGTGTTACAGCAGGATCTAATATTCCTGTTTACCGCATTTGCGTTGGTAATGGTGAAAATCAAGTTAGACTTAGGGATTTAAGAAGTAAGGTTTTAAAAGCTAAAACTTTAATGCCTACAAATCACAAGTTTGCTTTGCTTAAGATGATTCACCCTAATCGTCGCTTCTTCCTCACTAAAACTGAGCTTGCAATTTTGAATGATCGTTTGCGTACACTACAGGGCAAATCTGGGTTCGGTATTCCAAAAGGAATTGACCCAACTCATACTCCTCGAGTAAGTCGCAGAGCTTTAAGAGGAAAATAA